The following proteins come from a genomic window of Corallococcus sp. NCRR:
- the epsU gene encoding exopolysaccharide biosynthesis GT2 family glycosyltransferase EpsU gives MTVWTWVDVALCVGLLPVVVGCGYLLLLTLMSGRKAAPVPPSPAARKFDVIIPSHNEELGIARTVANLSAVDYPAHLRRIIVVADNCSDATAQKAREAGATVLERQDAEKRGKGYALAHAFEHSQRDGFADAVVVVDADTVVSPNLLHAFSRRIEDGAHGVQAHYGVMNPTASWRTRLMTIALGMFHRVRSMGRERMGVSCGLRGNGMCFTHAVLKQVPHDAFSVVEDLEYGIRLARAGHRVHYAWEAEVLGEMVTAEKQSRSQRQRWEGGRAQMRKLHGWPLLSDALKQKSGLLLDLSMDVLVPPLSQLVLATVAGSVLAAGVVWLSGGTAVAASALASFGLMSLALYVLRGWWVSGVGARGLLDLAWAPLYVVWKVWLMVRGPGAEKRGEWVRTTREAERR, from the coding sequence GTGACGGTCTGGACCTGGGTGGACGTGGCGCTGTGCGTGGGACTGCTGCCGGTGGTGGTGGGCTGCGGCTACCTGCTGCTCTTGACGCTGATGTCGGGGCGCAAGGCGGCGCCGGTGCCGCCGTCTCCGGCGGCGCGGAAGTTCGACGTCATCATCCCCTCGCACAACGAGGAGCTGGGCATTGCCCGGACGGTGGCGAACCTGTCCGCGGTGGACTACCCGGCGCACCTGCGGCGCATCATCGTGGTGGCGGACAACTGCTCGGACGCCACGGCGCAGAAGGCGCGGGAGGCAGGCGCCACGGTGCTGGAGCGTCAGGACGCGGAGAAGCGCGGCAAGGGCTACGCGCTGGCGCACGCCTTCGAGCACAGCCAGCGTGACGGCTTCGCGGACGCGGTGGTGGTGGTGGACGCGGACACGGTGGTGTCCCCGAACCTGCTGCACGCGTTCTCGCGGCGCATCGAGGACGGGGCGCACGGCGTGCAGGCGCACTACGGCGTGATGAACCCCACGGCGTCGTGGCGCACGCGGCTGATGACCATCGCGCTGGGGATGTTCCACCGCGTGCGCTCCATGGGGCGCGAGCGGATGGGCGTGTCCTGCGGCCTGCGCGGCAACGGCATGTGCTTCACGCACGCGGTGCTGAAGCAGGTGCCGCACGACGCGTTCAGCGTGGTGGAGGACCTGGAGTACGGCATCCGCCTGGCGCGCGCGGGGCACCGCGTGCACTACGCCTGGGAGGCGGAGGTGCTGGGCGAGATGGTGACGGCGGAGAAGCAGAGCCGCTCGCAGCGCCAGCGCTGGGAGGGCGGCCGCGCGCAGATGCGCAAGCTGCACGGGTGGCCGCTCCTGAGCGACGCGCTGAAGCAGAAGAGCGGGCTGCTCCTGGACCTGTCCATGGACGTGCTGGTGCCGCCCCTGAGCCAGTTGGTGCTCGCGACGGTGGCGGGCTCGGTGCTGGCGGCCGGCGTGGTGTGGCTGTCCGGCGGCACGGCGGTGGCCGCGTCCGCGCTGGCGTCGTTCGGGCTGATGTCGCTGGCGCTGTACGTGCTGCGCGGCTGGTGGGTGTCCGGCGTGGGCGCGCGCGGCCTCTTGGACCTGGCGTGGGCGCCCCTCTACGTGGTGTGGAAGGTGTGGCTGATGGTGCGCGGCCCCGGCGCGGAGAAGCGCGGCGAGTGGGTGCGCACCACGCGCGAGGCGGAGCGGCGGTAG
- a CDS encoding MerR family DNA-binding protein produces MASPRRPVEAVPLRIGALARESGVKLSTLRFYERRKLLLPMDRSESGQRLYGPDAAIRVRFIRRSQELGFTLKEVAAVLALTDRRGTPTRDVARFAEAKVQAIDARIDDLRRMRRAITTLMAEGFCPPDTVCPIQASLGASKPPPKRKPRA; encoded by the coding sequence GTGGCATCCCCGCGGCGGCCCGTTGAAGCAGTCCCCTTGCGCATCGGCGCGCTCGCCCGTGAGTCCGGCGTGAAGCTGTCCACACTGCGCTTCTACGAGCGCCGCAAGCTGCTCTTGCCCATGGACCGCAGCGAGAGCGGCCAGCGCCTCTACGGACCAGACGCCGCCATCCGCGTGCGCTTCATCCGCCGCTCGCAGGAACTGGGCTTCACGCTGAAGGAGGTGGCCGCCGTCCTCGCCCTCACGGACCGGCGCGGCACCCCCACCCGGGACGTGGCCCGCTTCGCCGAAGCGAAGGTCCAGGCCATCGACGCGCGCATCGACGACCTTCGCCGCATGCGCCGCGCCATCACCACGCTGATGGCCGAAGGCTTCTGCCCGCCGGACACCGTCTGCCCCATCCAGGCGTCGCTCGGCGCATCGAAGCCTCCGCCGAAGCGGAAGCCCCGCGCCTGA
- a CDS encoding YjzC family protein: MATVGQRFKTGSRCETSGIHAFDGYADGSTTPSPTAEERVIPLSAGETFPPIRSQNKSAWWKLQRIT; this comes from the coding sequence ATGGCAACGGTCGGGCAGCGGTTCAAGACGGGCAGCAGGTGCGAGACGTCGGGCATCCACGCGTTCGATGGCTACGCGGATGGTTCGACGACGCCCTCGCCGACGGCGGAGGAGCGCGTCATCCCCCTGAGCGCGGGGGAAACGTTCCCGCCCATCCGGTCGCAGAACAAGTCGGCCTGGTGGAAGCTCCAGCGCATCACCTGA
- the epsH gene encoding exopolysaccharide biosynthesis glycosyltransferase EpsH, protein MAGTRPRVLLIAELCNPDWVSVPLEGWSLARALAEVADVHLVTQVRNRENILKQGLVEGRDFTALDSTPVERPLEKVGEVLRGKAGVGWTTATALSVLPYYYFEELLWRRFGDRIRAKEFDVVHRYTPISPTTPSTLAARCADAGVPFIMGPMNGGLPWPKGFGDARVREREWLSYIRDVYKLMPFYKSTRQNAAALMMGSRATRAQLSREYQDKVVYIPENAIDVRRFGSAKAEPPKPGEPLRVAFVGRFVPYKGMAMLIDAAAPLVREGKVQVELIGDGAEMQNLRAQVARGGLENGVTFAGWVKHQELQGRLSKNHLFGFPSVREFGGAVVAEAMALGLVPIVMDYGGPGEIVSPSTGFAIPMGSPQEIVERVRGVLEKLVADPSVIGPMGERARARIFKHFTWKAKAEQVLEVYRWVSGERGQPDFGMPLAD, encoded by the coding sequence ATGGCTGGCACCCGACCCCGCGTCCTCCTGATTGCTGAGCTGTGCAACCCAGACTGGGTGAGCGTCCCCCTGGAAGGCTGGTCCCTGGCCAGGGCGCTCGCCGAGGTGGCGGATGTGCACCTGGTCACCCAGGTCCGCAACCGCGAGAACATCCTCAAGCAGGGGCTGGTGGAGGGAAGGGACTTCACGGCCCTGGACTCCACGCCGGTGGAGCGCCCGCTGGAGAAGGTGGGCGAGGTGCTGCGCGGCAAGGCGGGCGTGGGCTGGACGACGGCCACGGCGCTGAGCGTGCTGCCGTACTACTACTTCGAGGAGCTGCTCTGGCGGCGCTTCGGGGACCGCATCCGCGCGAAGGAATTCGACGTGGTGCACCGCTACACGCCCATCAGCCCCACGACGCCCAGCACGTTGGCGGCGCGGTGCGCGGACGCGGGGGTGCCCTTCATCATGGGCCCCATGAACGGCGGCCTGCCGTGGCCCAAGGGCTTCGGGGACGCGCGCGTGCGTGAGCGCGAGTGGCTGAGCTACATCCGGGACGTCTACAAGCTGATGCCCTTCTACAAGTCGACGCGTCAGAACGCGGCGGCGCTGATGATGGGCTCGCGGGCGACTCGGGCGCAGCTGTCGCGGGAGTACCAGGACAAGGTGGTCTACATCCCGGAGAACGCCATCGACGTGCGGCGCTTCGGGTCCGCGAAGGCGGAGCCGCCGAAGCCGGGGGAGCCGCTGCGGGTGGCGTTCGTGGGGCGCTTCGTGCCGTACAAGGGCATGGCGATGCTCATCGACGCGGCGGCGCCGCTGGTGCGCGAGGGCAAGGTGCAGGTGGAGCTCATCGGCGACGGCGCGGAGATGCAGAACCTGCGCGCGCAGGTGGCGAGGGGCGGCCTGGAGAACGGCGTGACGTTCGCGGGCTGGGTGAAGCACCAGGAGCTGCAGGGCCGCCTGTCGAAGAACCACCTCTTCGGGTTCCCGAGCGTGCGCGAGTTCGGCGGCGCGGTGGTGGCGGAGGCGATGGCGCTGGGGCTGGTGCCCATCGTGATGGACTACGGCGGTCCGGGTGAGATTGTGAGTCCGTCCACGGGCTTCGCGATTCCGATGGGTTCGCCGCAGGAGATCGTCGAGCGCGTGCGAGGCGTCCTGGAGAAGCTGGTCGCGGATCCGTCCGTCATCGGCCCCATGGGCGAGCGCGCCCGCGCGCGCATCTTCAAGCACTTCACCTGGAAGGCGAAGGCGGAGCAGGTGCTGGAGGTGTATCGCTGGGTGTCCGGCGAGCGCGGCCAGCCGGACTTCGGCATGCCGCTGGCGGACTGA
- the wzy gene encoding exopolysaccharide repeat unit polymerase, giving the protein MAFKPSLAAWLQYIVMVVGLGAVTLGAAAVGNGDPIVTMAPVLAVTVVWVILKVPLRYLALTVLYLVLAVDYTPERPQSMFWPSPLFPLGKLLFTQMHELVGIGALRFPLIDGLIIGSIALGIYRRATKSKIDPPVVPIPRPLSVVLAISFFSIMWMEVWGIARGGDIKNSLWQWHQAAVLPLVGMMYHYSLRGPEDWPVVAKTIIAAALTKSAVSTYFALVIIPAQHLEVEYTTCHSDSMTFIFAITVCIARWLERPKSGHAIRGILIILLVFIGMFFNDRRLAYVSLVGGLAAAYLFNPWTPLKKFVTRGLIACSPLLVVYFLVGWGSSSGIFKPVATFRSIIEGQHAEGELDYRDIENLNLIATWNTNPVFGTGYGHEFLEPYPLPNIAFVFPTYRFHPHNSLLGLLAFGGWFGFTGVWMYLVVTVYLSARAYHRAYAAEHRTACLVIVGVVASYLNQVFGDMGIISYICTFQVAVCSILAGKLAMVTGAWPWPQREKVLGLTRAAPEEAPPSGATAA; this is encoded by the coding sequence ATGGCCTTCAAACCCTCGCTCGCCGCCTGGCTCCAGTACATCGTCATGGTCGTGGGCCTGGGCGCCGTCACCCTGGGGGCGGCCGCCGTGGGTAACGGGGACCCCATTGTCACCATGGCGCCCGTGCTGGCCGTCACGGTGGTGTGGGTCATCCTGAAGGTGCCGCTGCGCTACCTGGCGCTCACGGTGCTCTACCTGGTGCTCGCGGTGGACTACACACCCGAGCGCCCCCAGTCGATGTTCTGGCCCTCCCCGCTGTTCCCCCTGGGGAAGCTGCTCTTCACGCAGATGCATGAGCTGGTGGGCATTGGCGCCCTGAGATTCCCGCTCATCGACGGGCTCATCATCGGCTCCATCGCGCTGGGCATCTACCGGCGGGCCACGAAGTCCAAGATTGATCCACCGGTGGTGCCCATCCCCCGGCCGCTGTCGGTGGTGCTGGCGATTTCGTTCTTCTCCATCATGTGGATGGAGGTGTGGGGCATCGCGCGGGGCGGGGACATCAAGAACTCGCTCTGGCAGTGGCACCAGGCGGCGGTGCTCCCGCTGGTGGGCATGATGTACCACTACAGCCTGCGCGGGCCGGAGGACTGGCCGGTGGTGGCGAAGACCATCATCGCGGCGGCGCTGACCAAGTCCGCGGTGAGCACCTACTTCGCGCTGGTCATCATCCCGGCCCAGCACCTGGAGGTGGAGTACACGACCTGCCACTCGGACTCGATGACGTTCATCTTCGCCATCACCGTGTGCATCGCGCGGTGGCTGGAGCGCCCCAAGTCCGGGCACGCCATCCGGGGCATCCTCATCATCCTCCTGGTGTTCATCGGGATGTTCTTCAACGACCGCCGGCTCGCGTACGTGAGCCTCGTGGGCGGCCTGGCGGCGGCGTACCTGTTCAACCCGTGGACGCCGCTGAAGAAGTTCGTCACGCGAGGCCTCATCGCGTGCTCGCCGCTTTTGGTCGTGTACTTCCTGGTGGGGTGGGGCTCCAGCAGCGGCATCTTCAAGCCGGTGGCGACCTTCCGCTCCATCATCGAGGGACAGCACGCCGAAGGAGAGCTGGACTACCGCGACATCGAGAACCTCAACCTCATCGCGACCTGGAACACGAACCCCGTGTTCGGCACGGGCTACGGGCACGAGTTCCTGGAGCCCTACCCGCTGCCCAACATCGCGTTCGTGTTCCCCACGTACCGCTTCCACCCGCACAACTCGCTGTTGGGCCTGCTGGCCTTCGGCGGGTGGTTCGGGTTCACGGGCGTGTGGATGTACCTGGTGGTGACGGTGTACCTGTCAGCGCGCGCGTACCATCGAGCGTACGCGGCGGAGCACCGGACAGCGTGCCTGGTCATCGTGGGCGTGGTGGCGTCCTACCTGAACCAGGTGTTCGGAGACATGGGCATCATCTCGTACATCTGCACGTTCCAGGTGGCGGTGTGCTCCATCCTCGCGGGTAAGCTGGCCATGGTCACCGGCGCGTGGCCGTGGCCGCAGCGGGAGAAGGTGCTGGGCCTGACGCGCGCGGCGCCGGAAGAGGCGCCTCCTTCGGGAGCGACGGCCGCCTAG
- a CDS encoding cation diffusion facilitator family transporter produces the protein MSAPASPLKAVIAALSGNVLVTLIKFIAFFLSGSGAMLSEAIHSAADTGNQVLLFLGLKRAARVEDDSHPYGYGGERFIFGILSASGIFFVGCGVTVYHGIQSLLHPHVAETGPVTFAVLGLSFLIEGGVLLFAVRGLLKQAAGEPFLRFVRTKADPASVAILLEDGAAVLGLVLATAGIALAHVTGNPVWDALASLTVGILLGLIAIYLMVENRELLLGRSVPSDVEQRFEDLLRARASLADLHDVKTRQLTPESYQFKAELRFSESFVAARLAEALPAQGLPPVGAERERALTDAARHLIRTLSEEIDAIEAEVRRAIPQAKHIDLELEHLTAAAAEAAELRARTG, from the coding sequence ATGTCCGCTCCCGCTTCGCCGCTCAAGGCCGTCATCGCCGCGCTGTCCGGCAACGTGTTGGTCACGCTCATCAAGTTCATCGCCTTCTTCCTGTCGGGTTCAGGGGCGATGTTGTCGGAGGCGATCCACTCAGCGGCGGATACGGGCAACCAGGTGTTGTTGTTCCTGGGGTTGAAGCGGGCGGCGCGCGTGGAGGACGACTCGCACCCGTACGGCTACGGAGGCGAGCGCTTCATCTTCGGCATCCTGTCCGCGTCCGGCATCTTCTTCGTGGGCTGCGGCGTGACGGTCTACCACGGCATCCAGTCGCTCCTGCACCCGCACGTGGCGGAGACGGGGCCGGTGACGTTCGCGGTGCTGGGGTTGTCGTTCCTCATCGAGGGCGGCGTGTTGCTGTTCGCGGTGCGGGGGCTGCTGAAGCAGGCCGCGGGCGAGCCCTTCTTGCGCTTCGTGCGGACGAAGGCCGACCCGGCGTCGGTGGCCATCCTGTTGGAGGACGGCGCGGCGGTGCTGGGCCTGGTGCTGGCGACGGCGGGCATCGCCCTGGCGCACGTGACGGGCAACCCGGTGTGGGACGCGCTGGCGTCGCTCACGGTGGGCATCCTGCTGGGGCTCATCGCCATCTACCTGATGGTGGAGAACCGGGAGCTGTTGCTGGGCCGGTCGGTGCCCTCGGACGTGGAGCAGCGCTTCGAGGACCTGCTGCGCGCGCGCGCCAGCCTGGCGGACCTGCACGACGTGAAGACGCGGCAGCTCACGCCGGAGTCCTACCAGTTCAAGGCGGAGCTGCGCTTCAGTGAGTCCTTCGTCGCGGCCCGGCTGGCGGAGGCCCTGCCCGCGCAGGGGCTGCCCCCGGTGGGCGCGGAGCGCGAGCGCGCGCTGACGGACGCGGCCCGGCACCTCATCCGCACCTTGAGCGAGGAGATCGACGCCATCGAGGCGGAGGTCCGCCGCGCCATCCCGCAGGCGAAGCACATCGACCTGGAGCTGGAGCACCTGACCGCCGCCGCCGCCGAGGCCGCGGAGCTCCGCGCCCGCACCGGGTAG
- a CDS encoding mechanosensitive ion channel family protein yields MRRFVPLWVLLLLGPVGAFALNAGLPPPPPEVDRSTPTATAAGFLDAAHARDGVRAPHYLDLSRLPPETQAEEGLKLARRLVVVMDRTLWLDFARIGKEPVGPGERARREVLGQVATSRGPQDIVLERVDAEGGPVWVFSADTVGAIDALFQEHGSPLLEMLPPVFFTRPLWVLETWQWLGLGLVLVGAWVLGRLVEAVALRVGARAAGLTKSGWDDELLAAGKGSIRFVLAGMLVAAGARFLKLPPPAQETVDLAARSVIIVAVALFVLRFLTRAARFLETKVAQSPEGTDVARVRGLRTQLAILRRVVEVAVVLVAASLLLLQFEAVRNVGVSLLASAGIAGLAIGLAAQKSLSTLLAGIQLSITQPMRIGDTVIIENEWGWIEEITLTYVVVKVWDLRRLVIPITQFLEKPFQNWSKVSPDILGTAELYVDFRTDVAGVRAELKRILEHESQGLWDGKAQGLQVTDLSERTMKLRALVSCADSGKAWDLRCLVREKLVAYLQVQPHGLPLVRAEATPLPLPEEKAVGPALLAARTGNG; encoded by the coding sequence GTGCGTCGTTTCGTGCCGCTGTGGGTGTTGCTGCTGTTGGGGCCGGTGGGGGCCTTCGCGCTGAACGCAGGGCTGCCTCCGCCTCCGCCAGAGGTGGACCGGAGCACGCCCACGGCGACGGCGGCGGGGTTCCTGGATGCGGCGCATGCGCGGGACGGGGTGCGGGCGCCGCACTACCTGGACCTGTCGCGGCTGCCTCCGGAGACGCAGGCGGAGGAGGGGCTGAAGCTGGCGCGGCGGCTGGTGGTGGTGATGGACCGGACGCTGTGGCTGGACTTCGCGCGCATCGGCAAGGAGCCGGTGGGGCCGGGGGAGCGCGCGCGCCGCGAGGTGCTGGGCCAGGTGGCCACGTCGCGAGGCCCCCAGGACATCGTGCTGGAGCGCGTGGACGCGGAAGGGGGCCCGGTGTGGGTCTTCAGCGCGGACACGGTGGGCGCCATCGACGCGCTGTTCCAGGAGCATGGGTCGCCGCTCCTGGAGATGCTGCCGCCGGTGTTCTTCACGCGCCCGCTGTGGGTGCTGGAGACGTGGCAGTGGCTGGGGCTGGGGCTCGTGCTCGTGGGGGCGTGGGTGCTGGGGCGGCTGGTGGAGGCGGTGGCGCTGCGGGTGGGGGCGCGGGCCGCGGGGCTGACGAAGTCCGGCTGGGATGACGAGCTGCTCGCCGCGGGCAAGGGGAGCATCCGCTTCGTGCTGGCGGGCATGCTGGTGGCGGCGGGGGCGCGGTTCCTCAAGCTGCCTCCGCCGGCGCAGGAGACGGTGGACCTGGCGGCGCGCTCGGTGATCATCGTGGCGGTGGCGCTGTTCGTGCTGCGCTTCCTCACCCGGGCCGCGCGCTTCCTGGAGACCAAGGTCGCGCAGTCGCCGGAGGGCACGGACGTGGCCCGTGTGCGCGGCCTGCGCACCCAATTGGCCATCCTGCGGCGCGTGGTGGAGGTGGCGGTGGTGCTGGTGGCCGCGTCGCTCTTGCTCCTCCAGTTCGAGGCGGTGCGCAACGTGGGCGTGTCGCTGCTGGCGTCCGCGGGCATCGCGGGCCTGGCCATTGGCCTCGCCGCGCAGAAGTCGCTGTCCACGCTGCTCGCGGGCATCCAGCTGTCCATCACGCAGCCCATGCGCATTGGCGACACGGTCATCATCGAGAACGAGTGGGGGTGGATCGAGGAGATCACCCTGACCTACGTCGTCGTGAAGGTGTGGGACCTGCGCCGGCTGGTGATTCCCATCACGCAGTTCCTGGAGAAGCCGTTCCAGAACTGGAGCAAGGTGTCGCCGGACATCCTGGGGACGGCGGAGCTGTACGTGGACTTCCGCACGGACGTGGCTGGGGTGCGCGCGGAGCTCAAGCGCATCCTGGAGCACGAGTCGCAGGGGCTGTGGGACGGCAAGGCCCAGGGGCTCCAGGTGACGGACCTGAGCGAGCGGACCATGAAGCTGCGCGCGCTGGTGAGCTGCGCGGACTCGGGCAAGGCGTGGGACCTGCGCTGCCTGGTGCGCGAGAAGCTGGTGGCCTACCTCCAGGTCCAGCCGCACGGACTGCCGCTCGTGCGCGCGGAGGCCACGCCCCTGCCCCTCCCGGAGGAGAAGGCCGTGGGACCGGCGCTGCTGGCCGCGCGGACGGGCAACGGCTGA
- a CDS encoding RNA polymerase sigma factor, translating into MADNEMQTFAALVIQFRSGLLKHAQRILGNSADAEDLVQHALDEAWKERLHLQGPEAFRAWTGRVINTRAISLLRHHRAEQRKAVNAGWVTVLADDPEETEGGELWTFIQEKDLREAVARLPPQQREVFHLRAQGRSYVSIGAQVGRSTGTVGWWLHQVREQLRERLQPIAEERRLSVGTWH; encoded by the coding sequence ATGGCTGACAATGAGATGCAGACGTTCGCGGCGCTGGTCATCCAATTCCGTTCAGGACTCCTGAAGCACGCCCAGCGCATCCTGGGGAACTCGGCGGACGCGGAGGACCTGGTGCAGCACGCGCTGGACGAGGCGTGGAAGGAGCGGCTGCACCTCCAGGGGCCGGAGGCCTTCCGTGCGTGGACGGGGCGGGTCATCAACACGCGGGCCATCAGCCTCTTGCGCCACCACCGCGCGGAGCAGCGCAAGGCGGTGAACGCGGGCTGGGTGACGGTGCTCGCGGACGACCCCGAGGAGACCGAGGGCGGCGAGCTCTGGACGTTCATCCAGGAGAAGGACCTGCGCGAAGCGGTGGCGCGCCTCCCGCCGCAGCAGCGGGAGGTCTTCCACCTGCGGGCGCAGGGGCGCTCCTACGTGAGCATCGGCGCCCAGGTGGGCCGCTCCACGGGCACGGTGGGCTGGTGGCTCCACCAGGTGCGTGAGCAACTGCGCGAGCGGCTCCAGCCCATCGCGGAGGAGCGCCGGCTCTCCGTGGGCACGTGGCACTGA
- a CDS encoding DUF6445 family protein, with product MLPYRKPKLGRDYWIKDNALPNALEVYERNLAREDWTMGAPWRPEIWPGIRAPHALTPAELAPIEQWIREQAGVRALKQEAPAQGSLSHNHVQLVGEKESTAKPHVDSLALCDFAGVIYLHPKPPVKHVGTSFYRLRMPGGGLGGNTCPPGCVNLTQAFGVAKLPANAWAQDVEVENVFNRLIVYRADFVHSATAYFGQGDKRSKRATALFFWKAVR from the coding sequence GTGCTTCCCTACCGGAAGCCGAAGCTGGGACGGGACTACTGGATCAAGGACAACGCCCTGCCCAACGCGCTGGAGGTCTACGAGCGCAACCTGGCCCGCGAGGACTGGACGATGGGCGCCCCGTGGCGGCCTGAAATCTGGCCCGGCATCCGCGCGCCCCACGCGCTCACGCCCGCGGAGCTGGCGCCCATCGAGCAGTGGATCCGCGAACAGGCCGGCGTGCGCGCCCTCAAGCAGGAGGCCCCCGCGCAAGGCTCGCTGTCCCACAACCACGTGCAGCTCGTGGGGGAGAAGGAGTCCACCGCGAAGCCGCACGTGGACTCGCTGGCGCTGTGCGACTTCGCGGGCGTCATCTACCTGCACCCGAAGCCGCCCGTGAAGCACGTGGGCACGTCCTTCTACCGGCTGCGCATGCCCGGCGGCGGGCTGGGCGGCAACACCTGCCCTCCCGGCTGCGTCAACCTCACCCAGGCCTTCGGCGTGGCGAAGCTGCCCGCCAACGCGTGGGCGCAGGACGTGGAGGTGGAGAACGTCTTCAACCGCCTCATCGTCTACCGCGCCGACTTCGTGCACTCGGCGACCGCGTACTTCGGGCAGGGCGACAAGCGCAGCAAGCGCGCCACCGCCCTCTTCTTCTGGAAGGCCGTGCGCTGA
- the epsE gene encoding exopolysaccharide biosynthesis GT4 family glycosyltransferase EpsE has translation MQKIGYLIPEFPGQTHIFFWRELQALPGKGVSPELVSTRPPPARIISHSWAQEAMKRTEYLAPPPPLGVAMAALEIARAMPTGWARVLASIARAEGLDAKGRAQLVAFAVMGGRLASLARERGWTHVHVHSCANAAHVAMFAHLLSGLTYSMTLHGPLDDYGPNQREKWRHAKFAFVITKKLLGEVRQELAGSLPDRIELAPMGVELSRFQRTVPYEPWSGEGPLRLFACGRLNPCKGHADLIDAVGMLRKKGIDARLSIAGEDEAGGTTYRKVLEAKLQQDGLTDAVTLLGAVSEDVVKDGIQRSHLFALASLQEPLGVAIMEAMAMRAPVVVTGAGGVKELVDDGVDGVLVPPQAPAVLAEKLEKLARDPAEAVRLGEAGRRKVEEQFSSERSADMLARMLA, from the coding sequence GTGCAGAAGATCGGCTACCTGATTCCCGAGTTCCCCGGACAGACCCACATCTTCTTCTGGCGCGAGCTGCAGGCGCTGCCGGGGAAGGGCGTGTCACCGGAGCTGGTGTCCACCCGTCCGCCGCCCGCGCGCATCATCAGCCACAGCTGGGCGCAGGAGGCCATGAAGCGCACGGAGTACCTGGCGCCGCCGCCGCCCCTGGGCGTGGCGATGGCCGCGCTGGAGATCGCCCGGGCCATGCCCACGGGCTGGGCGCGGGTGCTGGCCTCCATCGCCCGCGCGGAGGGCCTGGACGCGAAGGGCCGCGCGCAGCTGGTGGCGTTCGCGGTGATGGGCGGCCGGCTGGCGTCGCTGGCGCGCGAGCGCGGCTGGACGCACGTGCACGTGCACTCCTGCGCCAACGCGGCGCACGTGGCCATGTTCGCGCACCTGTTGTCCGGGCTCACGTACAGCATGACGCTGCACGGGCCGCTGGACGACTACGGCCCGAACCAGCGGGAGAAGTGGCGGCACGCGAAGTTCGCGTTCGTCATCACCAAGAAGCTGCTGGGTGAAGTCCGCCAGGAGCTGGCCGGGAGCCTGCCGGACCGCATCGAGCTGGCGCCCATGGGCGTGGAGCTGTCGCGCTTCCAGCGCACGGTGCCCTACGAGCCGTGGTCCGGTGAAGGGCCCCTGCGGCTGTTCGCGTGCGGCCGGCTGAACCCGTGCAAGGGGCACGCGGACCTCATCGACGCGGTGGGGATGCTGCGCAAGAAGGGCATCGACGCGCGGCTGTCCATCGCGGGCGAGGACGAGGCGGGCGGCACCACGTACCGCAAGGTGCTGGAGGCGAAGCTCCAGCAGGACGGCCTCACGGACGCGGTGACGCTCCTGGGCGCGGTGAGCGAGGACGTGGTGAAGGACGGCATCCAGCGCTCGCACCTGTTCGCGCTGGCGAGCCTCCAGGAGCCGCTGGGCGTGGCCATCATGGAGGCCATGGCCATGCGCGCGCCGGTGGTGGTGACGGGCGCGGGCGGCGTGAAGGAGCTGGTGGACGACGGCGTGGACGGCGTGCTGGTGCCGCCGCAGGCGCCCGCGGTGCTGGCGGAGAAGCTGGAGAAGCTGGCCCGGGACCCCGCTGAAGCGGTGCGGCTGGGCGAGGCTGGCCGCCGCAAGGTGGAGGAGCAGTTCAGCAGCGAGCGCAGCGCGGACATGCTGGCGCGGATGCTCGCGTAG